The Mesotoga sp. BH458_6_3_2_1 genome has a window encoding:
- the iadA gene encoding beta-aspartyl-peptidase — protein MLTLFKNVEVFAPEPLGRKDILISGERIVEIDEGIDESAVRSLNGEIFDFSESYAVPGFVDGHVHLIGGGGEGGFSSRTAEGSSQQFAEVGTTTVVGMLGTDGVTRDHASLLAKVRDFRNSGIDSYMLTGSYRYPLKTLTGDLMRDIVFIPEIIGVGEVAVSDHRSSNLSSTELQRFAMDARVAGMLSGKAGVTVLHLGDGQEKLKPLYEAVADGTLNPRQIIPTHICRSEGLLNQGIDWVSKKGGYIDITADEHSTHLVLKDMYSKKIRFDRICVSSDGLGSLPRFDAEKNLVGIRSAPVDTLLKTFTSLVRERGLLIHEALKPFTANPAAFYHLQRNGIGLLKRGGSANILFIDRDFQIVEVISSGRSTLENRG, from the coding sequence ATGTTAACTCTGTTTAAGAACGTTGAAGTATTTGCTCCGGAACCTCTCGGAAGGAAAGACATTCTGATTTCTGGAGAGAGAATTGTCGAAATCGATGAAGGGATAGACGAATCGGCAGTTAGGTCACTCAATGGAGAGATATTCGACTTTAGCGAGTCGTATGCGGTTCCCGGATTTGTTGACGGACACGTCCATCTAATTGGTGGAGGAGGAGAGGGAGGCTTTTCATCAAGAACTGCTGAAGGTTCTTCACAGCAATTCGCCGAAGTCGGAACCACGACGGTTGTAGGAATGTTGGGCACCGATGGTGTTACCAGAGATCATGCTTCGCTGCTTGCAAAGGTTAGGGACTTCCGAAACTCCGGGATAGATTCTTACATGCTGACAGGCTCTTACAGATACCCTTTGAAGACGCTTACGGGGGATCTCATGAGGGATATCGTGTTCATTCCCGAGATAATCGGTGTGGGCGAGGTGGCCGTCTCTGATCATAGAAGCAGCAACCTTAGTTCCACAGAGCTTCAGAGATTTGCAATGGATGCGCGTGTGGCCGGCATGCTTTCTGGCAAGGCTGGAGTGACCGTCCTTCATCTTGGAGATGGTCAAGAGAAACTTAAGCCTCTTTATGAAGCAGTTGCCGACGGAACTCTCAATCCACGACAGATTATCCCTACGCATATCTGCCGATCGGAGGGACTCTTAAATCAGGGCATCGATTGGGTGAGCAAAAAGGGCGGATATATTGACATCACTGCTGATGAACACAGCACGCACCTGGTTCTAAAAGACATGTACAGCAAGAAGATAAGATTCGACAGGATCTGTGTCTCTTCTGACGGTCTCGGTTCTCTTCCCAGATTCGATGCTGAAAAGAATCTGGTCGGGATAAGGTCGGCACCGGTCGATACTCTTTTGAAGACCTTCACAAGTTTGGTCAGAGAGAGAGGGCTTTTGATACATGAAGCTCTGAAGCCTTTTACGGCAAATCCGGCCGCATTCTATCATTTGCAGAGAAACGGGATTGGACTTCTCAAGAGGGGGGGCTCTGCAAACATCTTATTCATTGATCGGGATTTCCAGATAGTCGAAGTAATTTCCAGCGGAAGATCAACTTTGGAAAATAGGGGATGA
- a CDS encoding flavodoxin family protein, whose product MKLCAVYYSRSGSTEKIAANFADSIGAKLFKLEDEKPGKSISGFSALLGLGSPLKEPLPDVGGFEFLVLLTPIFAWHPSPQMNTFVKKADLKGKSLFLVGVGAGETNEKALKRFSAKVEKAGANVVGTKNFKGLQMKQDLKEVKSNLIESGKQLAGIIERLVQ is encoded by the coding sequence GTGAAACTCTGTGCGGTATATTACAGTAGATCTGGTTCGACAGAGAAGATTGCTGCGAACTTTGCCGATTCTATTGGTGCAAAGCTTTTCAAACTAGAAGATGAAAAGCCAGGGAAATCGATATCCGGGTTCTCCGCGCTGCTTGGCCTGGGAAGTCCATTGAAAGAACCTCTTCCAGATGTCGGCGGTTTCGAGTTCTTGGTGCTGCTAACTCCGATTTTCGCCTGGCATCCTTCACCTCAGATGAATACATTTGTCAAGAAGGCCGATCTGAAAGGCAAGAGTTTGTTCCTGGTGGGTGTAGGAGCCGGTGAGACAAATGAGAAAGCCCTAAAGAGGTTCTCCGCAAAAGTTGAGAAGGCTGGCGCGAATGTTGTCGGCACGAAGAACTTCAAAGGATTACAGATGAAACAGGATTTGAAGGAGGTCAAGTCGAATCTTATAGAAAGCGGGAAGCAATTGGCCGGAATCATCGAAAGACTAGTCCAATAG
- a CDS encoding manganese efflux pump MntP family protein, producing the protein MSRIFYSLMCYYLGISHQELWMENLLVATGLALDAFAVSICTGISLEDVTRRHVFRVAFHFGFFQFGMPIIGYFLAASFRNYIMDFDHWIAFILLGIIGGKMLLESLDRKEEVSCKDRTRGLTLILLSVATSIDALAVGSAYAFLGKRIILTAVMTGFITAMLSALGIKGGQRLGQKFGKLMEAVGGIVLISIGTKILFEHLY; encoded by the coding sequence ATGTCAAGGATTTTCTACAGCTTGATGTGTTACTATCTAGGTATCTCACACCAGGAGCTGTGGATGGAGAACCTGCTCGTAGCAACCGGTCTAGCACTGGACGCGTTCGCCGTTTCAATATGTACTGGAATCTCTCTGGAGGATGTAACCCGCAGACATGTTTTCAGGGTTGCATTCCATTTCGGATTCTTCCAGTTTGGAATGCCGATCATCGGATACTTCCTCGCAGCAAGTTTTCGAAACTACATAATGGATTTCGATCACTGGATTGCCTTCATTCTTCTTGGAATTATCGGCGGAAAGATGCTGCTCGAATCTTTGGACAGAAAAGAAGAGGTCTCATGCAAGGATCGAACTAGAGGCCTTACACTTATCCTCCTTTCAGTAGCTACTTCTATAGATGCACTAGCTGTGGGGAGCGCATATGCATTTCTTGGAAAACGAATCATCCTTACTGCTGTTATGACGGGATTTATAACGGCAATGCTCTCCGCTCTTGGTATAAAGGGCGGACAGAGACTAGGTCAGAAATTCGGTAAGTTGATGGAAGCAGTCGGAGGGATCGTGTTGATCTCGATTGGCACGAAAATTCTCTTCGAACATCTCTACTAG